In Mycobacterium branderi, the DNA window ACAGCGCGTCGATCAGTCCTGCCATGAACGCGTCGCCGGCGCCGACGGTGTCCACCACATGCACCGGCCTGGCCGGCACCCGCACCTCACCGCCCGCGCACAACGCGAATGCGCCCTGCTCGGCCATCGTGACCGCGACGATCGACGGTCCCGACGCCAGCCAGCTTCGGGCAACCACCTCGGGCGGGCGGTCGGGGTCGATCCAGCGCAGGTCCTCCTCGCTGACCTTGACGACGTCACTGCGCTCGAGGAGATGGTCGATGCGCTCGCGGGCCAGGTCGCGGTCGACGATCAACGCCGGGCGCACGTTGGGATCGAAGGTGACCGTCGCCGAAACGCGATAGGTGTCGACGAGGGCGGCGACCGCCAGGCACCCGGGTTCGTGCACAGCGGCAATCGATCCCGTGTGCACGACGAGTGGTGGCGCCACTTCCGGGGTCCCGGACAGTTGCCACTCCAAATCGAATACGTAGTCGGCCGAGCCGTTCTCGTCCACGGTTACCCGCGCGGTCGGTGTTCGCGTGGCAGTCATGCTGCCCGAAACAAGTTGCACCCCAGCATTTTTGGCATGCTCGGCGATGTGCCGACCGTGCGGGTCGTCGCCGATGTGGGTCAAAAGATCGATCTCGCGGCCCAGCCGGGCAAGGCCGACGGCGACGTTGAGCGGGCTGCCGCCGACGTGCTCTTCGGACCCGACGATGTCGATCAACG includes these proteins:
- a CDS encoding carbohydrate kinase family protein, with the protein product MSRGLVIGESLIDIVGSEEHVGGSPLNVAVGLARLGREIDLLTHIGDDPHGRHIAEHAKNAGVQLVSGSMTATRTPTARVTVDENGSADYVFDLEWQLSGTPEVAPPLVVHTGSIAAVHEPGCLAVAALVDTYRVSATVTFDPNVRPALIVDRDLARERIDHLLERSDVVKVSEEDLRWIDPDRPPEVVARSWLASGPSIVAVTMAEQGAFALCAGGEVRVPARPVHVVDTVGAGDAFMAGLIDALWAMGLLGADRRGALRRIPPETLTDALRAATLSSALTVARAGADLPDRASVSAAASRFDG